A DNA window from Solanum lycopersicum chromosome 3, SLM_r2.1 contains the following coding sequences:
- the LOC101254457 gene encoding uncharacterized protein isoform X1: MKDDELIPVSTPTTAYSSLNTNSIPSRSLHDATLFGRGRYKFWALAAILFLAFWSMCTGTVSLRWSAGNLNSLSDLFDIPKSDDLDVLEMEDREKLVNHMWDVYTNSPRIRILKFWQEAFEAAYEELNSDVAEVREAAISEISKMSIQFVNIDLPPLRSMAVRKLSQKQAENKQRTATGSRL, encoded by the exons ATGAAGGACGATGAATTGATACCGGTATCAACACCGACGACGGCGTATTCATCGTTGAATACAAATTCAATACCGTCGAGATCATTACATGATGCTACATTGTTCGGAAGAGGTCGGTATAAGTTTTGGGCATTGGCTGCTATTCTTTTCTTAGCATTTTGGTCAATGTGTACAGGTACTGTTTCACTCCGATGGTCCGCCGGAAACCTTAATAGTCTCTCCGATCTCTTCGATATTCCGAAATCAGATGATCTCGACGTTCTC GAAATGGAAGACAGGGAGAAGTTGGTGAATCATATGTGGGATGTGTACACTAATAGTCCTCGGATCAGGATACTTAAGTTTTGGCAGGAGGCGTTTGAGGCGGCCTATGAGGAGTTAAACAGTGACGTTGCTGAAGTTCGAGAGGCTGCTATCTCCGAGATATCTAAGATGTCTATCCAATTTGTTAATATTGATCTGCCACCTTTGCGTTCAATG GCAGTAAGAAAATTAAGTCAAAAACAAGCTGAGAACAAACAGAGGACCGCAACAGGAAGTAGGTTATGA
- the LOC101254457 gene encoding uncharacterized protein isoform X2, whose amino-acid sequence MKDDELIPVSTPTTAYSSLNTNSIPSRSLHDATLFGRGTVSLRWSAGNLNSLSDLFDIPKSDDLDVLEMEDREKLVNHMWDVYTNSPRIRILKFWQEAFEAAYEELNSDVAEVREAAISEISKMSIQFVNIDLPPLRSMAVRKLSQKQAENKQRTATGSRL is encoded by the exons ATGAAGGACGATGAATTGATACCGGTATCAACACCGACGACGGCGTATTCATCGTTGAATACAAATTCAATACCGTCGAGATCATTACATGATGCTACATTGTTCGGAAGAG GTACTGTTTCACTCCGATGGTCCGCCGGAAACCTTAATAGTCTCTCCGATCTCTTCGATATTCCGAAATCAGATGATCTCGACGTTCTC GAAATGGAAGACAGGGAGAAGTTGGTGAATCATATGTGGGATGTGTACACTAATAGTCCTCGGATCAGGATACTTAAGTTTTGGCAGGAGGCGTTTGAGGCGGCCTATGAGGAGTTAAACAGTGACGTTGCTGAAGTTCGAGAGGCTGCTATCTCCGAGATATCTAAGATGTCTATCCAATTTGTTAATATTGATCTGCCACCTTTGCGTTCAATG GCAGTAAGAAAATTAAGTCAAAAACAAGCTGAGAACAAACAGAGGACCGCAACAGGAAGTAGGTTATGA
- the OFP6 gene encoding transcription repressor OFP7 isoform X2 has protein sequence MAKLLKFRISKAISNSFHSCRSKDPCTLPQHPVPSFLQNTQFITDDHLLFEEMIQQNNESQLISTHHEHFPIITSPSFKHHVSVTPITATGQCSSRNGEAFSTTSDDSHTRSPSHEFKWKKEEDKWQHFIKTNSDDDTKQQPRRKISYSFSSDNSDNDKILIEIKKKISTSKTNFFMMMSTTSSSSSMDENEINFTSKKTKWDYHEDIDITNEDEENETETFISSSRKSHVEFPDDSSLNFSHEFDTIYKNTTRRCQKKIGYSKRRDHVKNTRSRSSRDMNNIGRRSSISTSTTSSDGELPPRLSVFKKLIPCNVEGKVKESFAIVKKSEDPYEDFKSSMMEMILEKKIFEKNDLEQLLQCFLSLNAKNCHGVIVEAFSEIWETLFSPNHN, from the exons atgGCAAAACTTTTGAAGTTTAGAATATCTAAAGCTATCTCTAACTCTTTTCATTCATGTCGTTCCAAGGACCCTTGTACACTTCCTCAACATCCTGTCCCTTCATTCTTACAAAATACACAATTCATCACCGATGATCATCTTCTGTTCGAAGAAATGATTCAACAAAATAACGAGTCACAACTGATATCGACACATCATGAACATTTCCCCATAATCACCTCACCCTCCTTCAAACACCACGTGTCGGTGACTCCGATAACCGCCACCGGCCAATGTAGCTCAAGGAATGGAGAAGCATTCAGTACTACATCCGATGACAGCCACACCAG GTCACCTTCACATGAATTCAagtggaaaaaagaagaagacaagtGGCAACATTTTATCAAGACGAACTCTGACGATGATACAAAACAACAACCTCGTAGGAAAATCTCTTACTCCTTTAGCTCTGACAATTCAGACAACGATAAGATTTTAATagagataaagaaaaaaattagtactagtaaaacaaatttttttatgatgatgAGCACTACgtcctcatcatcatcaatggATGAAAACGAGATTAATTTTACTAGTAAAAAAACTAAATGGGATTATCATGAGGATATCGATATTACaaatgaagatgaagaaaacgAGACTGAGACATTCATATCTTCTTCTCGTAAAAGCCACGTGGAGTTTCCGGATGATTCATCTTTGAATTTTAGCCATGAGTTTGatacaatttacaaaaataccACTAGAAGGTGTCAAAAAAAGATTGGCTATAGCAAGAGAAGAGATCATGTCAAGAACACAAGATCTAGATCTTCAAGGGACATGAACAATATTG GTAGAAGGTCATCAATTTCGACGTCAACGACATCATCGGACGGCGAGTTACCTCCAAGATTATCGGTGTTCAAGAAGTTGATACCTTGTAACGTGGAGGGGAAAGTAAAGGAGAGTTTTGCTATAGTGAAGAAATCAGAGGACCCATATGAAGATTTTAAAAGCTCTATGATGGAAAtgattttagagaaaaaaatatttgagaaaaatgatttGGAGCAACTTTTGCAATGTTTTTTGTCATTAAATGCTAAAAATTGTCATGGGGTGATTGTTGAGGCTTTTTCTGAGATTTGGGAGACATTGTTTTCACCTAATCATAATTAA
- the OFP6 gene encoding transcription repressor OFP7 isoform X1 has protein sequence MAKLLKFRISKAISNSFHSCRSKDPCTLPQHPVPSFLQNTQFITDDHLLFEEMIQQNNESQLISTHHEHFPIITSPSFKHHVSVTPITATGQCSSRNGEAFSTTSDDSHTSRSPSHEFKWKKEEDKWQHFIKTNSDDDTKQQPRRKISYSFSSDNSDNDKILIEIKKKISTSKTNFFMMMSTTSSSSSMDENEINFTSKKTKWDYHEDIDITNEDEENETETFISSSRKSHVEFPDDSSLNFSHEFDTIYKNTTRRCQKKIGYSKRRDHVKNTRSRSSRDMNNIGRRSSISTSTTSSDGELPPRLSVFKKLIPCNVEGKVKESFAIVKKSEDPYEDFKSSMMEMILEKKIFEKNDLEQLLQCFLSLNAKNCHGVIVEAFSEIWETLFSPNHN, from the exons atgGCAAAACTTTTGAAGTTTAGAATATCTAAAGCTATCTCTAACTCTTTTCATTCATGTCGTTCCAAGGACCCTTGTACACTTCCTCAACATCCTGTCCCTTCATTCTTACAAAATACACAATTCATCACCGATGATCATCTTCTGTTCGAAGAAATGATTCAACAAAATAACGAGTCACAACTGATATCGACACATCATGAACATTTCCCCATAATCACCTCACCCTCCTTCAAACACCACGTGTCGGTGACTCCGATAACCGCCACCGGCCAATGTAGCTCAAGGAATGGAGAAGCATTCAGTACTACATCCGATGACAGCCACACCAG TAGGTCACCTTCACATGAATTCAagtggaaaaaagaagaagacaagtGGCAACATTTTATCAAGACGAACTCTGACGATGATACAAAACAACAACCTCGTAGGAAAATCTCTTACTCCTTTAGCTCTGACAATTCAGACAACGATAAGATTTTAATagagataaagaaaaaaattagtactagtaaaacaaatttttttatgatgatgAGCACTACgtcctcatcatcatcaatggATGAAAACGAGATTAATTTTACTAGTAAAAAAACTAAATGGGATTATCATGAGGATATCGATATTACaaatgaagatgaagaaaacgAGACTGAGACATTCATATCTTCTTCTCGTAAAAGCCACGTGGAGTTTCCGGATGATTCATCTTTGAATTTTAGCCATGAGTTTGatacaatttacaaaaataccACTAGAAGGTGTCAAAAAAAGATTGGCTATAGCAAGAGAAGAGATCATGTCAAGAACACAAGATCTAGATCTTCAAGGGACATGAACAATATTG GTAGAAGGTCATCAATTTCGACGTCAACGACATCATCGGACGGCGAGTTACCTCCAAGATTATCGGTGTTCAAGAAGTTGATACCTTGTAACGTGGAGGGGAAAGTAAAGGAGAGTTTTGCTATAGTGAAGAAATCAGAGGACCCATATGAAGATTTTAAAAGCTCTATGATGGAAAtgattttagagaaaaaaatatttgagaaaaatgatttGGAGCAACTTTTGCAATGTTTTTTGTCATTAAATGCTAAAAATTGTCATGGGGTGATTGTTGAGGCTTTTTCTGAGATTTGGGAGACATTGTTTTCACCTAATCATAATTAA